A portion of the Leifsonia sp. EB41 genome contains these proteins:
- a CDS encoding mannitol dehydrogenase family protein, with protein MTRLSRATFDATQGFVRRVPEVRIVHLGLGAFHRAHQAWYTAAVDPDGRWGISAFTGRSAAAAPELAPQDGLFTLVVRSPDEDEVSIVRSIAEASDGADLARLVSRIRAPRTAIVTLTITEPGYRLTPDGRPRLDDGAVVADIERLRQAFASGDDLARVVDGPVTALGRLLLALEARRRAGSGPLAVVPCDNIAGNGPFVARGLDALARQVSDETADWIAASVSFVSTSVDRITPRTTEEDILGASWVTGWDDRAVVVTEPFADWVLSGDFPAGRPAWEEAGATFVDDIEPFEQRKLRLLNGAHSLLAYAGLSRGYRTVAQAVADPSLRARVEAYWNESVRHLPAEGLDLRRYRDALIERFANARIEHNLEQIAAEAVAKLRVRIVGTLLAERAAGRDGSGCVYPLAAWVALARAGRALVDAESAAIAEARASVDATARLLALIDPRLAADHDIVAAVDAVRAASFHRGAHL; from the coding sequence TTGACCCGGCTCTCCCGCGCGACGTTCGACGCAACGCAGGGCTTCGTCCGGCGGGTCCCGGAGGTGCGGATCGTGCACCTCGGGCTGGGCGCGTTCCACCGGGCGCACCAGGCCTGGTACACCGCCGCGGTCGACCCGGACGGCCGGTGGGGCATCTCGGCGTTCACCGGACGCAGCGCCGCCGCCGCCCCCGAGCTGGCGCCGCAGGACGGCCTCTTCACCCTCGTCGTGCGCTCGCCCGACGAGGACGAGGTCTCCATCGTGCGCAGCATCGCCGAAGCGTCGGACGGGGCGGACCTGGCCCGGCTGGTCTCGCGCATCCGTGCGCCGCGCACAGCGATCGTCACGCTCACGATCACGGAACCCGGCTACCGGCTCACGCCCGATGGCCGCCCTCGCCTCGACGACGGGGCGGTCGTGGCCGACATCGAACGACTGCGCCAGGCGTTCGCGTCCGGCGACGACCTGGCCCGGGTGGTCGATGGGCCGGTCACCGCGCTCGGCCGGCTGCTGCTGGCCCTCGAAGCCCGGCGGCGAGCGGGATCGGGCCCGCTCGCCGTCGTCCCCTGCGACAACATCGCCGGCAACGGCCCGTTCGTGGCCCGAGGGCTGGACGCGCTGGCGCGGCAGGTGAGCGACGAGACCGCCGACTGGATCGCCGCGTCCGTGTCGTTCGTCTCGACCTCCGTGGACCGGATCACGCCGCGGACCACCGAGGAGGACATCCTCGGCGCGTCCTGGGTCACCGGCTGGGACGACCGCGCGGTCGTCGTCACCGAGCCCTTCGCGGACTGGGTGCTGAGCGGCGACTTCCCGGCCGGACGGCCCGCCTGGGAGGAGGCCGGCGCGACGTTCGTGGACGACATCGAGCCGTTCGAGCAGCGCAAGCTGCGCCTGCTGAACGGCGCGCACAGCCTGCTCGCGTACGCGGGCCTCTCCCGCGGCTACCGCACGGTGGCGCAGGCCGTCGCCGACCCGTCGCTGCGTGCGCGGGTGGAGGCGTACTGGAACGAGTCGGTGCGGCACCTCCCCGCCGAGGGATTGGACCTCCGACGCTACCGTGACGCGTTGATCGAGCGGTTCGCGAACGCCCGCATCGAGCACAACCTCGAGCAGATCGCCGCGGAGGCGGTGGCCAAACTGCGGGTGCGCATCGTGGGCACCCTGCTCGCCGAGCGCGCGGCGGGCCGGGACGGCTCCGGGTGCGTGTACCCGCTCGCCGCCTGGGTGGCGCTCGCCAGGGCCGGTCGCGCGTTGGTCGACGCGGAGTCCGCCGCGATCGCCGAGGCCCGCGCGTCCGTCGACGCGACCGCCCGCCTGCTCGCCCTGATCGACCCGCGCCTGGCGGCCGATCACGACATCGTGGCCGCGGTGGACGCCGTCAGAGCCGCATCATTCCACCGAGGAGCACACCTATGA
- a CDS encoding sugar phosphate isomerase/epimerase family protein, with protein MNVSQSQWILSGFGDEISPDPEVQIAVLQALGATHIEVRSAWGTNIVDLTDEELARLDGILREHGMGVSAIASPIGKVDVAEPVEYEVGRLARAIRAAEVLGARYIRIFSFYRAEDQTPEDIRDAVMERMTALADLAAASGVILVHENEKEIYGDTPERVLDIIETVGSPALRVAWDSANFVQVGVKPFTSAYASLRPHLEYFQVKDARSADGAVMPAGEGDGELAETIAALREDGFEGFFSLEPHLANAHHLGGFSGPFAFGVAGRAFGRVLAEAGVTAQ; from the coding sequence ATGAACGTGTCACAGTCGCAATGGATCCTCTCCGGCTTCGGAGACGAGATCAGCCCGGACCCCGAGGTCCAGATCGCCGTGCTCCAGGCGCTCGGAGCCACGCACATCGAGGTGCGCAGCGCGTGGGGCACCAACATCGTCGACCTCACCGATGAGGAGCTCGCCCGCCTCGACGGCATCCTGCGCGAGCACGGGATGGGCGTCTCGGCCATCGCGTCGCCGATCGGCAAGGTCGACGTCGCCGAGCCGGTGGAGTACGAGGTCGGGCGTCTGGCCCGCGCCATCCGTGCCGCCGAGGTGCTCGGCGCCCGCTACATCCGGATCTTCTCGTTCTACCGCGCGGAGGACCAGACGCCGGAGGACATCCGCGACGCGGTCATGGAGCGCATGACCGCCCTGGCCGACCTCGCCGCCGCGAGCGGTGTCATCCTCGTGCACGAGAACGAGAAGGAGATCTACGGCGACACCCCGGAGCGCGTCCTCGACATCATCGAGACCGTCGGCTCGCCGGCACTCCGCGTGGCGTGGGACTCGGCCAACTTCGTGCAGGTCGGCGTCAAGCCGTTCACCAGCGCGTACGCGTCGCTGCGCCCGCACCTGGAGTACTTCCAGGTCAAGGACGCCCGCTCGGCCGACGGGGCCGTCATGCCCGCCGGTGAGGGCGACGGCGAGCTCGCCGAGACCATCGCCGCGCTGCGCGAGGACGGGTTCGAGGGCTTCTTCTCTCTCGAACCGCACCTGGCCAACGCCCACCACCTGGGCGGCTTCAGCGGCCCGTTCGCGTTCGGGGTCGCCGGGCGTGCCTTCGGCCGCGTCCTCGCCGAGGCGGGGGTGACGGCACAGTGA
- a CDS encoding ABC transporter substrate-binding protein, whose translation MRSNVKKSTIRLLGAAAVISVAALGLTACGGSGSSSSSTGSAVDGKGKTLDVLVGANAQHADALRAWQAKIAAAMKKQTGADVKFETFASANDELTKIQTSVVSGQGPDVYTIGTTFTPTAYSTGAFVKLDGAMWDKVGGKSRFVPASLGISGPDSKDQIGVPFASRPYVLAYNTDMFKAAGLTKPASTWDGLLAQAKKLTGNGVYGFSTGYADGYTPWKYAWTFANEYGTPLVSGKKANLDSPAVKKGMAAYFGWLNKDKVVNPAAAGWKDTDAAANFASGKSAMMLMTTASVANTLDASPVKGHYAFAVMPTVPPGESTAPSHSIPSTSIISGDNLVIASYSKNQDLAAAYVKLVTSEDFQLYYHQNFGDLPTNQAAATKIESADKTLAPILDSGAHSKSTPFTGAWGDIQLALTNVVVQARPQLAGSGVTDSWLSSALAKAQQDAQSSLDRASAGK comes from the coding sequence ATGAGGAGCAACGTGAAGAAATCGACAATCCGCCTGCTGGGGGCAGCCGCCGTCATCTCGGTCGCCGCTCTCGGTCTCACCGCCTGCGGTGGCAGCGGAAGCAGCAGCTCGTCGACCGGCTCGGCCGTCGACGGCAAGGGCAAGACCCTCGACGTCCTGGTCGGGGCCAACGCGCAGCACGCCGACGCCCTCCGCGCGTGGCAGGCCAAGATCGCCGCCGCGATGAAGAAGCAGACCGGCGCCGACGTCAAGTTCGAGACGTTCGCCTCCGCGAACGACGAGCTCACCAAGATCCAGACCTCTGTCGTGTCCGGCCAGGGTCCAGACGTCTACACGATCGGCACCACGTTCACGCCGACCGCCTACTCGACCGGCGCCTTCGTCAAGCTCGACGGTGCGATGTGGGACAAGGTCGGCGGCAAGAGCCGCTTCGTCCCCGCCTCGCTCGGCATCTCGGGTCCCGATTCGAAGGACCAGATCGGCGTCCCGTTCGCCAGCCGCCCCTACGTGCTCGCCTACAACACCGACATGTTCAAGGCCGCCGGGCTGACCAAGCCGGCGTCGACCTGGGACGGCCTCCTCGCGCAGGCCAAGAAGCTCACCGGCAACGGCGTCTACGGCTTCTCGACGGGCTACGCCGACGGCTACACCCCGTGGAAGTACGCCTGGACCTTCGCCAACGAGTACGGCACGCCGCTGGTCTCGGGCAAGAAGGCGAACCTCGACAGCCCGGCCGTCAAGAAGGGCATGGCGGCCTACTTCGGCTGGCTGAACAAGGACAAGGTCGTCAACCCGGCCGCCGCCGGCTGGAAGGACACCGACGCTGCAGCGAACTTCGCCTCGGGCAAGTCGGCCATGATGCTGATGACCACCGCGTCCGTGGCCAACACCCTCGACGCCTCGCCGGTCAAGGGCCACTACGCCTTCGCCGTCATGCCGACCGTCCCGCCGGGTGAGAGCACCGCGCCGAGCCACTCGATCCCGTCGACCTCGATCATCTCGGGCGACAACCTCGTCATCGCGTCGTACTCGAAGAACCAGGACCTCGCGGCCGCCTACGTCAAGCTGGTCACGAGCGAGGACTTCCAGCTCTACTACCACCAGAACTTCGGCGACCTCCCGACCAACCAGGCCGCCGCCACCAAGATCGAGTCGGCCGACAAGACGCTGGCCCCGATCCTCGACTCCGGGGCGCACTCGAAGAGCACGCCGTTCACGGGAGCGTGGGGCGACATCCAGCTCGCGCTGACCAACGTCGTGGTGCAGGCCCGGCCGCAGCTCGCCGGCTCCGGCGTCACCGACTCCTGGCTCTCCTCCGCCCTCGCCAAGGCCCAGCAGGACGCGCAGTCCTCCCTCGATCGGGCATCGGCCGGCAAATGA
- a CDS encoding LacI family DNA-binding transcriptional regulator encodes MQKLPTGALSRRAPTLADIAALSGVATSTVSRALSQPERVSPRTRHRIEAAANQLGYTAPAAPDPQSGPRAVALLIPDITNPFFFGLIRSTQQQLRAAGYTLLLVDTEEVTDFESGYLETFGHSAAGFILAATRLSDDQLAEAAERFPLVTINRDSPGVPAVMIDTPNGVQQAAEHLYSLGHRDIVYLAGPTASWSNSHRWELLQETGKALGMSVRRHGPHHPSKSSGAAAADALVNSGATAAIAFNDLLAIGVLMRLRERGIDVPGQLSVVGCDDIFGADFCNPPLTTLSSPIEQAGRMATDMLLGQLRAGSPVTRSGVVLPTHLVIRGSTGPVAAG; translated from the coding sequence ATGCAAAAGTTGCCAACGGGAGCACTCAGCAGGCGTGCGCCCACCCTGGCGGACATCGCCGCCCTCAGCGGCGTCGCGACCTCCACCGTCTCCCGCGCGCTCTCGCAGCCGGAGCGGGTGAGCCCGCGCACCCGGCATCGCATCGAGGCGGCCGCCAACCAGCTCGGCTACACGGCCCCGGCCGCCCCCGACCCGCAGTCCGGCCCGCGCGCCGTCGCGCTGCTCATCCCGGACATCACGAACCCGTTCTTCTTCGGCCTGATCCGGAGCACGCAGCAGCAGCTCCGTGCAGCGGGCTACACGCTCCTGCTGGTCGACACCGAGGAGGTGACGGACTTCGAGTCCGGCTATCTGGAGACCTTCGGCCACTCGGCCGCCGGCTTCATCCTCGCCGCCACGCGACTCTCCGACGACCAGCTCGCGGAGGCGGCCGAGCGCTTCCCGCTCGTGACCATCAACCGCGACAGCCCCGGCGTCCCCGCCGTCATGATCGACACGCCGAACGGCGTCCAGCAGGCCGCGGAGCACCTGTACTCCCTGGGCCACCGCGACATCGTCTACCTCGCGGGGCCGACCGCGTCGTGGTCGAACAGCCACCGCTGGGAGCTGCTGCAGGAGACCGGGAAGGCACTCGGGATGAGCGTGCGCAGGCACGGACCGCACCACCCGAGCAAGAGCTCGGGCGCGGCGGCTGCGGACGCCCTGGTCAACTCCGGCGCGACGGCGGCGATAGCCTTCAACGACCTGCTGGCGATCGGCGTGCTGATGCGGCTGCGCGAGCGCGGCATCGACGTGCCCGGCCAGCTCAGCGTCGTGGGCTGCGACGACATCTTCGGCGCGGACTTCTGCAACCCGCCGCTCACGACGCTGTCCTCCCCGATCGAGCAGGCGGGCCGGATGGCGACGGACATGCTGCTCGGCCAGCTCAGGGCCGGGAGCCCGGTCACGCGCTCCGGGGTGGTGCTGCCGACGCACCTGGTGATCCGCGGGTCGACGGGGCCGGTCGCCGCCGGCTGA
- a CDS encoding Gfo/Idh/MocA family protein codes for MSGEHTRVERLRVAVVGCGVIGSQHAEVVVGTEDLELVALVDVVESRALSLADKVETVLGAARPQVYTSIADALGAADLDLVAVCTPSGAHAAVAVAALNAGTHVIIEKPIDVSLTNARLVQDAADAARERGQVTSIISQHRFDAGSVAVSDAIAAGRFGTITSGSAAVSWWRSQSYYDSGEWRGTWELDGGGAVMNQGVHSVDLLLWFLGTPVEVYAQTALLAHENMEVEDTAVATVRFESGALAVVHATTAAYPGLSARLQVHGSAGSAIIDNDRLLYFYTADADPEAADNHYGIGGTRNQAAHEVGSADASENTRGSDDLQTAHAKQYLDVLHSIRTGADPVVGVREATTALAVVRALYVSATLGKPIRIADVLDGEYDEVVLVTGGTAVLQ; via the coding sequence GTGAGCGGAGAGCACACTCGCGTGGAGCGCCTGCGCGTCGCCGTCGTCGGCTGCGGCGTCATCGGCTCCCAGCACGCCGAGGTCGTCGTCGGCACGGAGGACCTCGAGCTCGTCGCGCTCGTCGACGTCGTGGAGTCCAGGGCCCTGAGCCTCGCCGACAAGGTCGAGACCGTGCTGGGCGCCGCGCGCCCGCAGGTCTACACCTCGATCGCGGACGCGCTCGGCGCCGCCGACCTCGACCTCGTCGCCGTCTGCACGCCGAGCGGCGCCCACGCGGCCGTCGCCGTGGCCGCGCTGAACGCCGGCACGCACGTCATCATCGAGAAGCCGATCGACGTCAGCCTGACCAACGCGCGCCTCGTGCAGGACGCCGCGGACGCGGCCCGCGAGCGCGGCCAGGTCACCTCGATCATCAGCCAGCACCGCTTCGACGCGGGCAGCGTCGCCGTGTCCGACGCCATCGCGGCCGGCCGGTTCGGCACGATCACCTCCGGCAGCGCCGCCGTCTCCTGGTGGCGCTCGCAGAGCTACTACGACTCCGGCGAGTGGCGCGGCACCTGGGAGCTCGACGGCGGCGGCGCCGTGATGAACCAGGGCGTGCACAGCGTCGACCTGCTGCTCTGGTTCCTCGGGACGCCGGTGGAGGTCTACGCCCAGACCGCCCTCCTCGCCCACGAGAACATGGAGGTCGAGGACACGGCCGTCGCGACGGTGCGCTTCGAGTCGGGCGCGCTCGCCGTCGTCCACGCGACCACCGCGGCGTACCCCGGCCTCTCCGCGCGCCTCCAGGTGCACGGCTCGGCGGGCTCGGCCATCATCGACAACGACCGGCTGCTCTACTTCTACACGGCCGACGCCGACCCGGAGGCCGCCGACAACCACTACGGCATCGGCGGCACCCGCAACCAGGCCGCCCACGAGGTGGGCTCGGCCGACGCGAGCGAGAACACCCGCGGCTCGGACGACCTCCAGACCGCGCACGCCAAGCAGTACCTGGACGTCCTGCACAGCATCCGCACCGGCGCCGACCCCGTCGTGGGCGTGCGGGAGGCGACGACCGCGCTGGCCGTGGTCCGCGCGCTGTACGTCTCGGCGACGCTGGGCAAGCCGATCCGGATCGCCGACGTGCTGGACGGCGAGTACGACGAGGTCGTGCTGGTCACCGGCGGAACGGCCGTGCTGCAGTGA
- the manD gene encoding D-mannonate dehydratase ManD — translation MRITAADVLVSSPGRNFVTLRITTEDGHTGLGDATLNGRELAVAAYLSEHVVPLLIGRDAHRIEDTWQYLYKGAYWRRGPVTMASIAAVDTALWDIKAKVAGLPLYQLLGGKSRVGTLCYGHASGAELPELFDSIRAHLDQGYRAIRIQTGIPGLSSVYGVASSANAGAGAGGTTSRYDHEPARRSAVPVEEQWDTRAYLRHIPTVFEAVRNEFGPELPLLHDAHHRLTPIQAAKLGKSLEPYDLFWLEDVTPAENQAVLRRVREHTTTPLAIGEVFNTIHDYRELFEEQLIDYVRSPVTHAGGITGLRRIFDYASVYQIKSGVHGPTDVSPVGLAAAVHLGIAIPNFGIQEYMKHSADTHEVFRPAYTFEDGMLIPGETPGLGVDYDDVVADSFPYQPAYLPVNRLLDGSMHDW, via the coding sequence ATGAGAATCACTGCTGCAGACGTCCTGGTCTCCAGCCCGGGCCGCAACTTCGTGACCCTGCGGATCACGACCGAGGACGGTCACACCGGTCTCGGCGACGCGACGCTGAACGGGCGCGAGCTCGCCGTCGCCGCCTATCTGAGCGAGCACGTGGTCCCGCTGCTGATCGGCCGGGACGCACACCGGATCGAGGACACCTGGCAGTACCTCTACAAGGGCGCCTACTGGCGGCGCGGACCCGTGACGATGGCCTCCATCGCCGCGGTTGACACGGCGCTATGGGACATCAAGGCCAAGGTGGCCGGGCTGCCGCTCTACCAGCTCCTGGGCGGCAAGAGCAGGGTGGGGACGCTCTGCTACGGGCACGCGTCCGGCGCCGAGCTGCCGGAGCTGTTCGACTCCATCCGCGCCCACCTGGACCAGGGCTACCGCGCGATCCGCATCCAGACCGGCATCCCCGGGCTGTCCTCGGTCTACGGGGTGGCCTCCTCGGCGAACGCCGGCGCGGGCGCGGGTGGGACGACCTCCCGGTACGACCACGAGCCCGCGCGCCGCAGTGCGGTGCCCGTGGAGGAGCAGTGGGACACCCGCGCCTACCTGCGCCACATCCCGACCGTCTTCGAGGCGGTGCGCAACGAGTTCGGTCCGGAGCTGCCGCTGCTGCACGACGCGCACCACCGGCTCACACCGATCCAGGCGGCCAAGCTGGGGAAGTCGCTGGAGCCGTACGACCTGTTCTGGCTGGAGGACGTGACTCCTGCCGAGAACCAGGCGGTGCTGCGCCGGGTGCGGGAGCACACGACGACGCCGCTGGCGATCGGCGAGGTGTTCAACACCATCCACGACTACCGGGAGCTGTTCGAGGAGCAGCTCATCGACTACGTGCGCTCGCCAGTCACCCACGCCGGCGGCATCACCGGCCTGCGGCGGATCTTCGACTATGCGTCGGTCTACCAGATCAAGTCGGGCGTGCACGGGCCGACGGACGTGTCCCCGGTCGGGCTCGCTGCCGCGGTCCACTTGGGCATCGCGATCCCGAACTTCGGCATCCAGGAGTACATGAAGCACAGCGCCGACACGCACGAGGTCTTCCGCCCGGCCTACACGTTCGAGGACGGCATGCTGATCCCGGGCGAGACCCCCGGCCTCGGCGTCGACTACGACGACGTCGTCGCCGACTCCTTCCCGTACCAGCCCGCGTACCTCCCCGTGAACCGCCTCCTCGACGGCTCCATGCACGACTGGTGA
- a CDS encoding carbohydrate ABC transporter permease produces the protein MTLAVRKATAPARRRSLTKQGRPLWMLAPGGLLIGLIIVIPLILGVYIALLELDQYTIRSWISAPFIGLQNIVEAFTKTDLLHAFGNTVGFAVISTVISVPIGVFAALATQNRYRGRGVVRSLFLIPYILPAFVVGTFWRTMLQPDGIVNKALEGAGMPAVQWLNGPASYWVLILVEVWSAWPFIYLMALSGLQSVDHEVHEASALDGALWWAKLRYVIFPYLRGPVALACLIATLHHMNNFSLAFLLFGVPAPFDVQVLPTLVYSMSFTSLRFGMGAAMALISLLLIAIPLFFYLRAVRLDTGADSGGRT, from the coding sequence ATGACGCTCGCAGTGAGGAAAGCGACGGCGCCCGCCCGACGGAGGTCCCTCACGAAGCAGGGGAGGCCGCTGTGGATGCTCGCACCCGGCGGCCTCCTGATCGGCCTGATCATCGTCATCCCGCTCATCCTGGGCGTCTACATCGCCCTGCTCGAGCTGGACCAGTACACGATCCGGTCGTGGATCTCCGCCCCGTTCATCGGGTTGCAGAACATCGTGGAGGCGTTCACCAAGACCGACCTCCTGCACGCGTTCGGCAACACGGTCGGGTTCGCGGTCATCTCGACCGTCATCTCGGTCCCGATCGGCGTGTTCGCGGCACTCGCGACGCAGAACCGGTACCGCGGCCGCGGCGTGGTGCGCTCGCTGTTCCTGATCCCGTACATCCTCCCGGCGTTCGTGGTCGGAACGTTCTGGCGCACCATGCTGCAGCCCGACGGCATCGTCAACAAGGCGCTGGAGGGCGCGGGGATGCCGGCCGTGCAGTGGCTGAACGGCCCGGCCAGCTACTGGGTGCTGATCCTGGTGGAGGTGTGGTCCGCGTGGCCGTTCATCTACCTGATGGCGCTCTCCGGCCTCCAGTCGGTCGACCACGAGGTCCACGAGGCCTCGGCGCTGGACGGCGCGCTCTGGTGGGCGAAGCTCCGCTACGTGATCTTCCCCTACCTGCGCGGCCCGGTCGCGCTGGCCTGCCTGATCGCGACGCTGCACCACATGAACAACTTCTCGCTGGCGTTCCTGCTGTTCGGCGTCCCCGCGCCGTTCGACGTGCAGGTGCTGCCCACGCTCGTGTACAGCATGAGCTTCACGAGTCTGCGGTTCGGGATGGGCGCCGCGATGGCGCTGATCTCCCTGCTGCTCATCGCCATCCCGCTGTTCTTCTACCTGCGCGCGGTCAGACTCGACACGGGCGCGGACTCAGGAGGTCGCACGTGA
- a CDS encoding carbohydrate ABC transporter permease: MTRLLPTPVLVIGTAVILAAIAVPLLYIVFASMNSDVEVARGAYFPTQFTLANYTKIWDTLPLANGLFNSITIAGAVAVVASALGIVTAYVLVRFEFLGRLTILRGLIGLQSVPGTLLLLPVFVVFASAGNYLGITVIGTSWGLFLAYLTFALPFATWVLVTYLRGLPRELEEAARIDGASAVGVLVRIIVPLSWPGLVVSGVFSFLLGWNDVLFASVLTRPDTQTAAVVLQIFGASAEGGSLPLYGQMMAASLVCAVPVVVLYLVFQRFLVGGLTAGSVK; encoded by the coding sequence GTGACGCGCTTGCTGCCGACGCCCGTCCTGGTGATCGGCACCGCCGTCATCCTCGCCGCGATCGCCGTCCCGCTGCTCTACATCGTGTTCGCCTCGATGAACTCCGACGTGGAGGTCGCGCGCGGCGCGTACTTCCCGACCCAGTTCACCCTCGCGAACTACACGAAGATCTGGGACACCCTCCCGCTGGCGAACGGCCTGTTCAACAGCATCACCATCGCGGGTGCGGTCGCCGTCGTGGCCTCCGCGCTCGGCATCGTCACCGCCTACGTGCTCGTGCGCTTCGAGTTCCTCGGCCGGCTGACGATCCTCCGCGGCCTGATCGGCCTGCAGAGCGTGCCGGGCACCCTCCTGCTGCTGCCGGTGTTCGTGGTGTTCGCCTCGGCGGGCAACTACCTCGGCATCACGGTCATCGGCACGAGCTGGGGGCTGTTCCTGGCCTACCTGACCTTCGCACTGCCGTTCGCGACGTGGGTGCTGGTCACCTACCTCCGCGGGCTGCCGCGCGAGCTCGAGGAGGCGGCCCGGATCGACGGCGCTTCCGCTGTCGGGGTGCTCGTGCGGATCATCGTGCCGCTGAGCTGGCCCGGGCTGGTCGTCTCCGGCGTCTTCTCGTTCCTGCTCGGCTGGAACGACGTCCTCTTCGCGTCGGTGCTCACCCGCCCCGACACCCAGACCGCCGCGGTGGTGCTGCAGATCTTCGGCGCCTCCGCGGAAGGCGGGTCCCTTCCCCTCTACGGACAGATGATGGCCGCCTCGCTCGTCTGCGCGGTCCCCGTCGTCGTGCTCTACCTCGTCTTCCAGCGGTTCCTCGTCGGAGGTCTCACCGCCGGAAGCGTCAAGTAA
- the uxaC gene encoding glucuronate isomerase codes for MTQGLDPDRLFPADPETRSIARDLFAAVERHPIISPHGHVDPALLVEDRAFPDPADLLVRYDHYVTRLLHADGVPLGELGIPRADGAPVAPPREVWRALCSRWRLFAGTASGYWLRSELAELFGIAEEPDAENADALFDRIQATLATDGFRPRALFDRFGIEVMATTDDPMDDLAAHETLAADPTFTGRVVPTFRPDAYLNPLAPGFADRIGRLAEWNGTAASSFSGYLEALAGRRRYFVEHGAVSADHGVLQPLTVDLEAAEAAALFERALRGDLSPAEAAVFQGHMLLQMARMSVEDGLVMTVHPGVLRNHHTATFEGFGPDTGHDIPVTTRYTEGLRPLLEKYGDTPGFHLVLFTVDESTASRELAPLAGFYPSVFIGAPWWFLDAPDAVLRFRAATTETAGFYRGSGFIDDTRAFLSIPARHDMSRRLDAAFLSRLVREGRVERAAAERIIADLVTTQPRRVFKL; via the coding sequence GTGACCCAGGGCCTCGACCCGGACCGCCTGTTTCCGGCGGACCCGGAGACCCGCTCGATCGCCCGCGACCTGTTCGCGGCGGTCGAGCGCCATCCGATCATCTCGCCGCACGGCCACGTCGACCCGGCGCTCCTGGTCGAGGACCGGGCCTTCCCCGACCCCGCCGACCTGCTGGTGCGCTACGACCACTACGTGACGCGGCTGCTGCACGCGGACGGCGTCCCGCTCGGCGAGCTCGGCATCCCGCGAGCGGACGGTGCGCCCGTCGCGCCGCCGCGCGAGGTCTGGCGCGCGCTGTGCAGCCGGTGGCGCCTGTTCGCCGGCACGGCCTCCGGGTACTGGCTGCGCAGCGAGCTGGCCGAGCTGTTCGGGATCGCGGAGGAGCCGGACGCGGAGAACGCCGACGCGCTGTTCGACCGGATCCAGGCGACGCTCGCGACGGACGGCTTCCGTCCCCGCGCGCTGTTCGACCGGTTCGGCATCGAGGTGATGGCCACCACGGACGACCCGATGGACGACCTGGCCGCGCACGAGACGCTGGCCGCGGACCCGACGTTCACCGGCCGGGTGGTCCCCACCTTCCGCCCTGATGCGTACCTCAACCCGCTCGCGCCGGGGTTCGCCGACCGCATCGGCCGCCTGGCCGAGTGGAACGGCACCGCGGCCTCCAGCTTCTCCGGCTATCTGGAGGCGCTCGCGGGCCGCCGGCGCTACTTCGTGGAGCACGGCGCCGTCTCGGCGGACCACGGCGTGCTCCAGCCGCTGACGGTCGACCTGGAGGCCGCGGAGGCCGCTGCGCTGTTCGAGCGCGCGCTGCGCGGCGACCTGTCCCCGGCGGAGGCGGCGGTCTTCCAGGGCCACATGCTGCTGCAGATGGCCCGGATGAGCGTCGAGGACGGGCTGGTCATGACGGTCCACCCCGGCGTGCTCCGCAACCACCACACCGCGACCTTCGAGGGGTTCGGCCCGGACACCGGGCACGACATCCCCGTCACGACGCGGTACACGGAGGGGCTTCGGCCGCTGCTGGAGAAGTACGGCGACACCCCCGGCTTCCACCTGGTGCTGTTCACGGTCGACGAGTCGACCGCGTCGCGAGAGCTGGCGCCGCTGGCCGGGTTCTACCCGTCCGTGTTCATCGGCGCGCCGTGGTGGTTCCTCGACGCCCCCGACGCGGTGCTGCGGTTCCGCGCGGCGACGACGGAGACGGCCGGCTTCTACCGCGGATCCGGCTTCATCGACGACACACGCGCGTTCCTCTCCATCCCGGCACGGCACGACATGTCGCGCCGGCTGGACGCGGCGTTCCTGAGCCGTCTGGTGCGCGAGGGCCGCGTCGAGCGCGCGGCGGCCGAGCGCATCATCGCGGACCTGGTGACGACCCAGCCGCGGCGGGTGTTCAAGCTGTGA